The DNA sequence TTTATTGCTTTCATAATCCACATTTCCCCCTATTCTTTTCATAATCCTATGGACAATAGACAACCCAATACCATTTCCCTTAAATTTCTTTGCGTTATCCATTCTGTTGAAAATCTTAAACATCTTGTGTTTTTCTTCTTCAGGAATTCCTATTCCGTTATCTGAAATTCTGTAAATAATCATTTCTTCATTTTCCTTCCCTTCAATTTCAATCACAGGTTGGTCCTGATGAGAGGAATATTTAACCGCATTATTGATGATATTTAAAAACACCTGATGCATCATGGTCTTATCAGCCAGTACTTCCGGGCATTCTTTGATAATGATCTCACTCTTTGGACTGTCAAAAGTAATTTTAGCGTTTTCAGATATTTTTTCAATTGTCTGAATAGTCTGCAGGCTTTCCAGTTCTATTTCACTGTGCTTAGCCCTGCTTAATTGCAGAACATCATGCATCATCTCAGCCATATTATCAATTTCCTCGATAATGGATTTCAGCTTATTTTTTTCTTTTTCAGAGGTATCCAGATTGGCAAGAAGCATTTGGGCATTGAGTTTCATTACAGTAAGAGGTGTTCCCAGGTCATGAGAAATGGTGTAAGAAAAGCTATCCAATTCTTCATTTACTTTTTTAAGCTGATCATTGAGCTGTTTTATCGTATTATACTGCTTGTGTGATGTTTCTAAAATGACATCTCTGATCGCCTGAACTCCACCAATATTTCTTGAACTCCACCGTCTGGAATTTCCTTTAATATTTTCTTTAAATACTTCAAAGGATTTTCTTGGGGAGACCATATGTTTTTCTTCACCATTCTGAACGAAAACATCGATTTTCTTTTCAGGATTTCCCGCCCAGTCAATATGTTCATCAAATTCCCTGCGGAACCAAATCAACATTTCATTTTTAGTCCGATCAATAAAGTATATAATAATTCCAGCAGAATCTTTATCTACATCCAAATCATTTCCATATTCTTTCAGAAAACTACGGTTGATGTAAATACTTTTATCTGTATTTTTATAGGCCCAACTGACTATCTTTTCAATAACAGCATGTGAAGGGGTTGTCCCTGTTTTTACAATATTTTCATCAGAAATAATAGCAAGCCCATCCGCTTCTGCAAGCTCTTTAATTTCTTTCCTGCTCTGAACCAGGGAATCAAACAAAGAATTCTGCTTCAGAAATTCTGTTTTCAAATAGGCTGATTTCTCATTGAGATCAATACGATACTCCAGTTCTTTTTTTGTTTTAAAAGAAGAATAGGCATTAGATGCTAAAGCCGTAAAAATACCGGCCTGAACACGGTCTTCAAGATCAATATGTTTCGGTGTCGAATTCTGGCATGTAACCAGCCCCCAAAGTTTATCATCGATGATGATGGAAACACTGAAGCTCGACGAAGCTCCTGAATTTTTAATATACTGACCATGGATCGGTGACATTCCCCGTGATGCAGCAAAGGTAAGGTCAATATTTTGTTTTGTTTTGCTTATAATGGGTATGTTTTCGGAATATACATTACTAAAGATCCTCTTTCTCTTTTTCATGTACAGCGCCCTCGCCTGTTTTGGAATATCGGTTTCAGGATAATGCAATCCAAGATAGCTCTGTGTATTTTTGTCTCTTTTTTCAGCTATTACTTTGCCAGATCCATCGGTCATGAATTTATAAATCATCATCCGGTCATAATTGACAATTTTGGAAAGTGTATTTAAAAGCTGATCCCATATTTCCTGGGCATTATCGATGATATAAAAATTATCATATTTATTCGATATCCGTTTATTAGGGTTTTCGACAACCTTTTCAAATTCTAAAAAAATATGGGCTCCATTGCGGAAAACAGAAAAGTGATATTCAATATCCCCGATAAAGATTTTATCAAAATAGGTTTCATTTTCCCTCTTGGTATAGGTATTCAATGATCGATAAATATCTGATTCTATTATACTTTGAAAACTTTCAGGAAAGTCACTGATCATTTTATCGAAAAGTAAATCTTTATTCCCGATAGTAAATAGATCCCGGATGTTTTCACTGAAAAAAGTAATGAAATGAGATTTTGCATCAATGCCAATCAGGTATCCAAAACTTTGTATATACCCCGGAATATGAATGGGTTCTTCATGACACTCTACAAAATTCATAATATTCTAAAATCAATCAAATATAACGAATATTTTGATGAAATATTACTTTGTGGTACCTAAAACTCAAAGAACAGCAAATAATTGATAAACAACACATTACCTAATAGATAATTCATTTTAATATAGCGAATTCTGTTAACAAAATCATAATTTTTTTATAGAAATTAAATGAAAATGATTATTAACATCAAATCAATTTTAAATTAAAATAATTCTGTTAATTAAGTAAAATTTAGTAGATTTATATCACCAAAACATGAAAATCTAAATAAATAATCAAATATTTTTATTAAAAATATATTATTTATCCATCTAACAATCAAATACATCAGCATGAAAAAATCCCAATTACAAACTCATTGCTTTTTTATTTCTTTCGCAAGCTGTAAAGCACAAAATTTAATCCTCACTTCCCATTTTCATTATCTCACCATACCTGAGAAAATTCAACTTCAGGTTTAATTTAAAAACAAAAAAATGAGATTCTGATCATCCTGACGCTATACTAGAGATTGATACAGATCTATAAAAGCAATCTTTAAATTCCAAAAATTTAAAGTAGAATTCTAAATCATTAACTAATATAAAACACTATGACCTTTTTTTCAATCAAAAAAAGAAAGCAATTATTTTGTCTGTTATTATTCTCATTATCAATGAGTGGACAGGTAAAAGACACAGTACAAACCAAACCGGAAGAGGAGAATATAAAATATCCTCAACTTCAGATCAAAGGACTTTTCCAGGCCCGATATCTTGTAGGCATGACCAAAGACGTTGATGTAAATGGACTTCATCACGAGGATGGATCGGGAACTGACAATAACTTTATGGTAAAATATATGAGGGTACAGGTTCGCGCACAAATCAGTAAACGGACGGAAGTTGTCGTACTGGCGAACCTTGCAGATTTTAAAAATGATCCTAAAAGCAGGGTTCTTGAAAATGCTTATTTAAAATATACTTTCAACCCTAAACTCGCCATTACGGTGGGGCAGTTTCGCCCATGGTTCGGTATTGAAGAAACATATCCTATTGATATTATTAAATCCCTGGACTGGTCCAATCAATATACAGAGTTTGGAAAACTGGGCTGGACAAGTTTCCAGATTGGGATGTCAGCTACCGGACAGCTTCAATTGGGAGAAATACCATTTCAGTATGCCGTTTCGATTGTCAATGGAAATGGAAAGAACCAGGTTAATGACAATGACAACGGAAAACAATATTCCACAAGACTTGTGTTTGGATTATCCAAAAAATATAATTTCAATGTAGGCTTAAACGGAGGTACCGGTGAAGTTTTTGGCAAAAAAGTGTACGCTCTGGGAATTGACCTCAGCTCACTCGTTAATTTTGATCCTAAATGGAGTCTCGATATGCAACTTGAAGCTAAGCAGGCAACCAATCATGTTTTATACAACTCAATAGATCCGGAGCAGAGACCGGACAATCCCGACAACTATTTAATCCGGGGTGTATACTTCCTTCCGAATCTGAGATATGAAATTAACCATAGAAACTTAAGTGCCTTCGAGCTATCCTGCCGCTATGAATACCTCGATACCAATTTCAGGATGAACTCCAATCCAAGACAGACCATCACTCCGATGTTTGGACTGGAATTCTTAAAAAATTATGGTGCCAGAATTCAGCTGGGAGTTCAATTCGATCGATATAAAAAGCAAATTATAAATACATCTCAATACAACAGTAATCTGTTTATTGTTCAGGTACAAAGTAGATTTTAATCATAAATACATTTAAATAGTATGAAAGAAATTAATATTAAAAATATAGCAATAACTTTTGCGGTTGCTCTTATTATCTGGTTTATTCCTGAACCCGTAGGTGTTACTGCTGATGCCTGGCATCTCTTTGCCATTTTTGCAGCAACAATTTTAGGAATTATCCTGAAAGCCGCCCCTATGGGAACGATGTGTATGATGGCAATCGCATTTACGGCGCTAACTCAGGTGGTCGCACCTGGAGATGCGGGAAAAGCAATCACTAAAGCACTTTCCGGCTTTGGAGATAAAGTGATCTGGCTGATCGGAATTTCATTTTTTATTGCCCGTGGATTTATAAAAACCGGACTGGGAAATCGGATTGCTTTTTTATTCATAAGAATTTTTGGTAAAAGCTCCCTCGGTCTTGCATATGGTTTAGGACTGGCAGATGTCTGCCTTGCTCCTGCTATTCCAAGTAACACTGCACGTGGGGGTGGGATTATTTATCCTATCATGAAATCGATGGCGATCAGCTTCGACTCCGTTCCTGAAAAACCTGAAACCCATAGAAAATTAGGAGCATTTCTGACCCTCAACAGTTATTATATGAATCTCATTGCCTCCTCCATGTTCTTAACTGGAACAGCAAGTAACCCTATGTGTCAGAAATTTGCAGCTAACCTTGGGATCAATATTACATGGATGTCCTGGGCTGCGGCGGGTTTTGTGCCTGGTCTTGTAGCATTCTTTGTCGTTCCTTTGGTTTTGTACAAACTATACCCACCTGAATTAAAGAAAACAGGAGATGCCCCTAAAATGGCGGCTCAAAAGCTAAAAGAAATGGGTCCTATCTCAAGAAATGAGTGGCTGATGTTACTCGCGTTCTTTATTTTATTGGGACTCTGGATATTTGGGGGAGCACTTTCAATTGATGCCACTACTACAGCCTTTATTGGTTTAACCTTATTGCTTTTAACTTCAGTACTTACCTGGGAGGATGTAAAATCCGAAAAAGGGGCATGGGATACCATCGTATGGTTTGCCGTACTGGTAATGATGGCTAGTTCACTCAATGAGCTTGGCTTCATCGGATGGTTCAGTGATCTTATCAAGGTTAAAATCGGAGGGCTCAGCTGGCAGGTAGCTTTCCCTGTGATTATCGTCGTTTACTTTTTCAGTCATTATATTTTTGCCAGTGCTACGGCTCACGTAGCTGCGATGTATGCTGCCCTATTAGGAGTGGGAGTTGCAGTGGGAATTCCGCCAATGTTACTGGCAATGATGCTTGGTTTCCTTGGCTCTATTTATGGAGTACTTACTCATTATGGCCACGGCCCGGCTCCCGTATTTTTCGGAAGTGGATATGTGGAATTAAAGGCATGGTGGCTTCGTGGTCTGGAAATAGGAATTGTACTTCTTATTATTTACATGGTAGTAGGGGGTCTTTGGATGAAAGTACTGGGATATTATTAAACAAAAAAACAAAATTATGCTATCTACCTTATCAAGAAAAATGCTGATGTGCCTCACAGGACTTTTCCTGAGTTTCTTCCTGCTGATCCATTTTCTGGGAAATCTTCAGCTGTTTCTCGCTCAGGAGCAAGCTCACTTACAGTTCAATGCTTATTCTCATTTTCTTTCGGGTAATATTGTTATTAAAATAGTTTCCTACGTCTTGTATGTAAGCATTATCCTTCATGCTGTAGACGGTTTGATCATTACATTAAGAAACAAAAAATCCAGTGGACATTACCGGACCGACCGACGTGGAAGAGCCAGCAAATGGTATTCCCGTAATATGGGAATATTAGGAACTTTGATTCTCATCTTTCTGGTGATTCACTTTCAGAATTTCTGGTATGTCTATAAGTTCGGAAGCCCTCCATTGGATAACAATGGTAACAAAGATCTTTATATTCTGGTGGTAACGGTCTTTAAAGAATGGTGGTATGTGATCATTTATGTGATTTCTATGGTCGCTTTATGCTATCATCTTATTCACGGGATATACAGTGCGGTGAGAACACTGGGACTTTATCACCCAAAGTTTGTCAAGTGGTTTAAAACCATAGGAATTGCTTATTCAGTTATTATCAGTATTGGATTTGCACTCATGCCCATTTATATATTCTTTACCGCTAATTAAAAAAAATGAAGATGTTAGATTCTAAAATACCGCAGGGGCCATTGGAACAAAAATGGACTAATTATAAAAAAACAGCAAAACTTGTAAATCCCGCCAACCGCAAAAAACTGGACGTTATCGTAGTGGGTACCGGACTAGCAGGGAGCTCTATCGCAGCGTCTTTAGGGGAAATGGGGTATCATGTGAAATCATTTTGCTTTCAGGACAGCCCGAGAAGAGCCCATTCTGTAGCAGCCCAGGGAGGTGTAAATGCAGCTAAGAACTACAAAAATGACGGAGATAGTGTATACAGAATGTTCGTTGACACATTGAAGGGCGGAGATTTCAGAGCCCGGGAAGCGAACGTATACCGTATGGCAGAATGTTCATTAAACCTCATCGATCAGGCAGTGGCACAGGGAGTCCCTTTTGGCAGAGAATATGGAGGTTATCTTAATAACCGCTCTTTTGGCGGTGTTCAGGTAAGCCGCACATTTTATGCACGGGGGCAAACCGGCCAGCAACTGTTACTTGGGGCTTACCAGGCTTTAATGAGACAGGTTGGTAAAAATACAGTACAGCTATTTTCCAGACATGAAATGCTTGATCTCGTCATCATCGACGGAAAAGCAAGAGGAATTATTGTCAGAAATTTAGATACCGGAGAGATTGAAAGACATTCAGCTCATGCTGTTGTACTGGCAACCGGCGGATATGGTAAGATCTATTACCTTTCCACATTAGCCATGGGATGCAATGGATCTGCTATATGGAGAGCACATAAAAAAGGAGCGCTGATGGCTTCCCCAAGCTGGATTCAGGTACACCCTACTTCACTTCCCCAATCCGGAGATTATCAATCAAAACTTACCCTTATGTCTGAATCTCTGCGTAATGATGGCAGAATATGGGTTCCTTTAAAGGAAAATGAGACGAGACCATCTAATGACATTCCTGAAAACGAAAGGGATTATTATCTTGAAAGAAGATATCCGGCTTTTGGAAATCTGGCTCCCAGAGATATATCATCCAGAGCTGCGAAAGAAAGAATTGATACTGGTTTTGGAATCGGTCCTCTGAAAAATGCGGTATATCTCGATTTTTCCAAAGCGATCAGAGAGCAGGGAAAGGAGAAGATCCAGGAAAAATATGGAAACCTGTTTGACATGTATCTTAAAATTACAGGCTATGATGCATACAAAGAGCCCATGATGATCTCCCCTTCCGCCCACTTTTCAATGGGAGGTTTATGGGTAGATTATGAACTGATGACCACTATTCCGGGATTGTTTGCTTTAGGTGAAGCCAATTTTGCAGATCATGGAGCCAACAGACTGGGCGCTAACTCTCTTCTTCAGGCTTCTGTAGATGGTTATTTTATAGCCCCTTACACCATTGCTAATTATCTCTCTAATGAAATTCATACCGGTAAAATATCAACGGAAGATCCGGCATTTGAAAAAGCTGAAAATGCAGTCAAGCAACAAATTGAAGACTTAATTAATATCAAGGGCACAAAAACCGTTGATCATTATCATAAAACCTTAGGAAAGTTGCTTTATGATTACTGTGGATTAGCCAGAAATAAAGAAGGTCTGAAATATGCCATTGAAGAAATACAGAAACTTAAAGCAGAATTCTATAAAAATGTAAGGGTTTCCGGACATGGAAATAACATGAATACCGAGTTGGAAAAAGCGGGCCGTGTTGCCGACTATTTTGAAATCGGCGAGCTGATGTGTTATGATGCCCTTACCAGAAATGAATCCTGTGGTGCCCATTTCCGTGAAGAATATCAAACTCCGGACGGAGAAGCCCTGAGAAATGATTCTGAATTCCAGTTTATTTCTGCATGGGCGTGGACTGGTGAAAATCAGGAACCTGAATTAATTAAAGAACCGCTTGTATTTGAAGAAATACAACCCACCGTAAGAAGCTATAAATAAAAAACAGAAATTATGGATTTACATCTTAAAATATGGAGACAGAAAGACAAAAGCACTGAAGGAAAGCTGGTAAATTATGATTTAAAAGAATTGAATTCCCATATGTCTTTTCTTGAGATGCTTGATACCTTAAATGAAAAACTCATCACTGAAGGAGAAGAGCCGGTAGAATTTGATCACGACTGTCGTGAAGGCATCTGTGGACAATGTGGAATGATGATCAATGGTTTAGCCCATGGTCCGTTGGAAAACACAACTACATGTCAGCTTCACCTCCGTTCCTTTAAAGACGGGGAAACCATTGTCATAGAACCGTTCCGTGCTGAAGCATTTCCAATAAAGAGAGATTTGAAGGTAGACCGCTCTGCATTCGACAGAATTATTTCTTCAGGAGGTTTTGTATCCGTGAATACGGGACAAGCTCCGGATGCAACCGCAATAGCGGTCACTCACCAGGTCGCTGAAGAGGCTTTTGATTCTGCCGCCTGCATCGGATGTGGTGCCTGTGTGGCCACCTGTAAAAATGCAAGTGCAGCATTGTTTACCTCTGCTAAAATCAGTCATATGGCGTTGCTTCCGCAAGGAAAAGAAGAAAGGAGCGAACGTGTTCTTAAAATGGTCCGGCAGATGGATAAGGAATTATTTGGCCACTGCTCTAATACGGAAGCCTGTGAAGTGGAATGTCCACAAGGAATCTCTGTCCTCAATATAGCCCGAATGAACTATGAATACAGCAGAGCTATGTTCTTTGGAAAAAAATAATCAAAACACATAAGCAAAGAATGAATAGTAATTATAAAAGTACCATTCATTCTTTGCTCCTGATGTTAAGAATTAAGTATCGCCACAACCCTTGCCGGCGCAGCAGAACCACCTACAATCTTCAATGGAAATACACATATTTTAAATCCGGAAGCCGGTAATGCACCAAGGTTAGTAAGTTGCTCTATATGTAAATATTCTTTTTCTATACCGACACGATGTGCCTCCCAGAAATACTCAGGGTCGTTCATCTCCTTTGCTTTTTTAGCCATAAATTTTAATGGCAGATCCCAACCCCACTGATCGATGCCCATTACTTTTACCCCTTGATCAATCAGCCATTCGGTGGCTTCTTTACTCATTCCTGTTCCTTTTTCTACAAAATCCGGGGTTCCCATCATCTTGTCCCTTCCTGTTTTGATAAGGACAATATTACCTTCTTCAATCGTAATGCTGTTTTTATCAAGATCTTTTTTGAGATCCTCTATTGTAATGGCTACAAAATCTTCCTTATGAGTGCAATCAATTACAATTCCTTCTCCATAGCACCATTCCAAAGGAATCTGGTCAATTGTTTTAGCCGGCTTTCCCTCAACCACGGGACCATAATGCCATGGAGCATCAATATGAGTGGTCGAATGAAGTCCCATATTTTTGATGGTATCATCTGCCCAGCCTGTCCAGTTTTTAGGAAAAAGTTTTGATGGAAGTTGTAGAGCCAGCCGGATAAGCCAGTGTGCTCTTTTGTGGGGTTTATGTTTGATCTTTACTTTCATAAACCAGGGGTCTCCGGCATTATATTGAATAGGCTTTGATAAATCGATTATTGTAGGTTTCATAGGACAAAATAATGGAAAAAAAGGGAATTGACCATCGGCAAATTGTTAAATTATGAACTGTTGACCGGTAAATGGGCAAAAAAGCAAAAGGGCAAAATTGCTTTTGCCCTTCTTACTTATTTATCTTATCCTGTAATCCGCATTTGACAGTTTTACAATTTCGCAATTTTACAGTTTTACAATTTTACAATTTAACGATTCCGCAATTCAGCGATTTTGCCTTTTCGCCCTTTCGCCTCTCAACTCCCCTACACTTCCTTATCAAAATACAACATATAGAACTTCCCTTTCTCGTCCTGTCCCTGCTCCAGCATTTTTCGGTCTCCATGGATATAGATATGGAAATTCTTGTCTAATTTAATGATACTTTTAAAATGTCGCTGGGTCTTTTTAACCGCGGCTTCGCTGATTGGAAACTCTTCTGCTATGTTGATCTGCATATCCTGTTCGTAATCTGTTTTAAAATTGACGAAGCTTTCAATCACATGTTGATCACCCAATACTTCGGTTGCAAAATCATCGAGCTTAAATTCTTCTTTTTCTTTAAAGAAATTAATCGATTTATTTAAAAAGTCGGCCTGGTCCGCTTTAGAAACTTCAAACTCCTGAGGAAGCTGTTTTGTAATATAATCTTTATAGACCATTAAAGCCTCCTGAGTATGGAAATATTCGTCATCACGCTGTTTTACTTTTAAGAAATCTTCAAACCAGTAATACATATCCCCGTTTTTGTTATTGTCTACTACAGACAATACATACCCGTTCTCTTTGTGGTTATTGTAAATCAGCGCAGCTTTATCAATTTTTGACAATCCGATCCCCTGATCTTTTTCCAATGCAAAAGTTTCTTCCTGCGGAAATATTTTTAAGAAAGATTCTCTTTTTTCAGTTTTAAAAATTCCAATTTTATCCACTTTCTCATCACCTTCCCTCTCATCTTCAAAGAAAACAATAAACAACTCTCCACCCTGAACTCTTGGGTTCTCTGCAGCTTCAAAAAGATGCTTAGCGATATTTTCAGCTTCCCAAAGGAACTTAGCTTTATCCTCAAAAATTTCCGTTACGGAACTGTAGACAGGATTATTCACTAAATAAGTATCACTATAAAACTGGTACGTTTCCTCTGTTTTAAAAGAACCTAAAAAGTAATCTTCAAGCATCTCTGCCATCCCTTCTTCCAGCTGCAATTCCTCCTGAGAAAGTATTAAAGACTCTCCGTTGATCTTATTTCCTACTCTGTGTACTATAATTTTTGAAAACATTTTTGATTTTTATGGATTGCAAAGATATTAATAATATCAAATATCAAACAGCATTTCATTCTGATAATAACCTTATCATTTTGAAATGATTTTAAACCTAAAAAACGAAACATCAAATCAGTAAAACACTGAATTATAGCAATTTAAACAAAACACATTTCTAAAGGAATACAATTGGCATCATCATTCTCAAAACATAAAAAATGGACTTAAAGACTTTAAACAGAATCGACAGATTAAGAAGATTAAAAAGCAGAGGACCAAAAACCCCAAAATGGATGAAACCTTATCATATGCTTTTCATCGCGTTCTTAGTGATCTTTATTTTTGGAGGATTTATAAAATTTTTAGAACAAAACCATTATTAATATGAACTATTTACAAGCCGTTCAGGAGATTACAGAAGTAATTCCTGGTATTCAGTACGAATTAGATGAAAACAAGACACAGAGTTCTTATCATGCCATGAACACTTTTACAGATCATATCAAAAGAATGATCCGCCAAAATGAAAGAACACTCTTATTTAAAAGCTTAAAGAAGATGAGTAACATCTATAAAAATGGAGATGCTATGCTTAAAAGTGCTATAGAGTGTACATTTATTTATTCACTGGATAATGTTACTCGTTTTTGTAGTGAAGAATACCGAAAAGCGATCTTTAATCACATGTCTCTGGATTTACAGAAAATATATGCCAAACAAATATATACCCATGGCATATAATGGCAGTGATTCCAAAATAAATGAACATTTGTCATTTTTCAAATCTTTTTTGAAATAAAACATTTCTGAAAATCTGACACTTTATTTTTTTATTACATTTTTCAACTATTTCATTACACAATTCTCATCATTATGAAAACAAAAATCAGAAAACAATTCGATTGGAAACAGTGGAAAGAGTCGAATTCCAGACACAATATTGAAATATTAGCCACTCACATAGCATTGCTTATTGGCGTATTTATTTTTGCAGCATGTTTATAAGTTTGGTACAATTTTGGCGGCACTAAAAGTGTTTGAAAAATAAAATATTATTTATGATGAACGAGCCAATGCAAACTATGAATGAAGAGACAGCTGTTGAGTATTTAAAATTTTTCTATCCCACTCTTAGAAGTGAAATTACTCAGTTATCGGTGCAAAAAAACTTTGCAGGTATTATCCAATCAACTGTAAACTACTTAAAGAACCTTTTGAGGGAATCTAAAATTAATATTATCGGCCATCACATCAAGCTGATGGAAGGGATTTATAGAAATGCCGATTCCTATGTAAAAGACATTATTGAAAATCTTTTTGTGCGGTCTTTTGAAAGTTTCAAAAAGCACACTAAAATACAGCACTGGAATGTTATTTTTCAGTCGATGCCTATGAATTTCCAGGAGATCTATCTGGAACAGCAAAAAAAAGATCAAATATTTTTTGGTAAAAAATAATTAAAACAAAACACCCCAGGATCAATTGATCCTGGGGTGTTTTTATTATATAATAGTTTTCTTATTGCGTTTTTTTCTTTACAAAAACTTTCTGAATTACTGCAAGTTCCTGCTTATTCAATTTTGTAGTTTTTTCCAGTTTTGCTAAAAATACATCTACTTCTTCAGGAGTTGCCGGAGATCCCAGATTTTCTCCTTTGTCATTAAAAGAATCTGCCAGAACTTCACCTTTAGGGTTTAATACCAACCAAAAAGGAAGGCCGGCATTTTCACCTTTATACTTATTCATTATTTCCTGTCCGCCTGGATTCTCAAGAGCTTTTTTTTCTCCTCTTTCCTGAACATCTACATAAGCAGTCACATAGTTTTTATCAAAAAGAGGTTTTGTTTCAGGAAGATTCATATTTTTCTCCATCAATTTACACCACTGGCACCATGAAGCATGAAAAACCAGGAGCACATTTTTATTCTCTTTTTTGGCTTCAGTTAACGCCTTATTTAAAACAACATCTGCTTTTTCCTGTGCAAAGCTGAACTGAAATAACAGTACAGTAAGAACCAGAATAATTTTAGAATATTTCATTTGAATTTTATTTAAAATTTAACTAAACGAATGTACTTATTTTTCTTTTTACTTTAGAGTAAATTCTATTGGTTAATATTTCAAAATAATAATTAAATACTAAATTTGATTCAATACAAATAATGCTATGAAACTAAAAATAGTTTTTATCTTTTTCTTTCCTTTTTTTAATGCTCAGATTTCAAATAATGTAAAACTGCTAGCAAAGAGTTTGGATACCATTTCCTACGCTGAATCACCTCATATTGACATAGATGGCCGGGAGAGTAAGATTTATAATTATTTTAAAAAACTATCGAAAATAGCTAATAATGATGAGCTTTATTTTTTTGCAAAACACGGAAGCAATTCATTAAGAATTTATTCAAGTCAGGAGTTATTCAAAAGA is a window from the Chryseobacterium sp. T16E-39 genome containing:
- a CDS encoding ATP-binding protein encodes the protein MNFVECHEEPIHIPGYIQSFGYLIGIDAKSHFITFFSENIRDLFTIGNKDLLFDKMISDFPESFQSIIESDIYRSLNTYTKRENETYFDKIFIGDIEYHFSVFRNGAHIFLEFEKVVENPNKRISNKYDNFYIIDNAQEIWDQLLNTLSKIVNYDRMMIYKFMTDGSGKVIAEKRDKNTQSYLGLHYPETDIPKQARALYMKKRKRIFSNVYSENIPIISKTKQNIDLTFAASRGMSPIHGQYIKNSGASSSFSVSIIIDDKLWGLVTCQNSTPKHIDLEDRVQAGIFTALASNAYSSFKTKKELEYRIDLNEKSAYLKTEFLKQNSLFDSLVQSRKEIKELAEADGLAIISDENIVKTGTTPSHAVIEKIVSWAYKNTDKSIYINRSFLKEYGNDLDVDKDSAGIIIYFIDRTKNEMLIWFRREFDEHIDWAGNPEKKIDVFVQNGEEKHMVSPRKSFEVFKENIKGNSRRWSSRNIGGVQAIRDVILETSHKQYNTIKQLNDQLKKVNEELDSFSYTISHDLGTPLTVMKLNAQMLLANLDTSEKEKNKLKSIIEEIDNMAEMMHDVLQLSRAKHSEIELESLQTIQTIEKISENAKITFDSPKSEIIIKECPEVLADKTMMHQVFLNIINNAVKYSSHQDQPVIEIEGKENEEMIIYRISDNGIGIPEEEKHKMFKIFNRMDNAKKFKGNGIGLSIVHRIMKRIGGNVDYESNKEGTSFILKFKKP
- a CDS encoding porin; translation: MTFFSIKKRKQLFCLLLFSLSMSGQVKDTVQTKPEEENIKYPQLQIKGLFQARYLVGMTKDVDVNGLHHEDGSGTDNNFMVKYMRVQVRAQISKRTEVVVLANLADFKNDPKSRVLENAYLKYTFNPKLAITVGQFRPWFGIEETYPIDIIKSLDWSNQYTEFGKLGWTSFQIGMSATGQLQLGEIPFQYAVSIVNGNGKNQVNDNDNGKQYSTRLVFGLSKKYNFNVGLNGGTGEVFGKKVYALGIDLSSLVNFDPKWSLDMQLEAKQATNHVLYNSIDPEQRPDNPDNYLIRGVYFLPNLRYEINHRNLSAFELSCRYEYLDTNFRMNSNPRQTITPMFGLEFLKNYGARIQLGVQFDRYKKQIINTSQYNSNLFIVQVQSRF
- a CDS encoding anion permease gives rise to the protein MKEINIKNIAITFAVALIIWFIPEPVGVTADAWHLFAIFAATILGIILKAAPMGTMCMMAIAFTALTQVVAPGDAGKAITKALSGFGDKVIWLIGISFFIARGFIKTGLGNRIAFLFIRIFGKSSLGLAYGLGLADVCLAPAIPSNTARGGGIIYPIMKSMAISFDSVPEKPETHRKLGAFLTLNSYYMNLIASSMFLTGTASNPMCQKFAANLGINITWMSWAAAGFVPGLVAFFVVPLVLYKLYPPELKKTGDAPKMAAQKLKEMGPISRNEWLMLLAFFILLGLWIFGGALSIDATTTAFIGLTLLLLTSVLTWEDVKSEKGAWDTIVWFAVLVMMASSLNELGFIGWFSDLIKVKIGGLSWQVAFPVIIVVYFFSHYIFASATAHVAAMYAALLGVGVAVGIPPMLLAMMLGFLGSIYGVLTHYGHGPAPVFFGSGYVELKAWWLRGLEIGIVLLIIYMVVGGLWMKVLGYY
- a CDS encoding succinate dehydrogenase cytochrome b subunit, which translates into the protein MLSTLSRKMLMCLTGLFLSFFLLIHFLGNLQLFLAQEQAHLQFNAYSHFLSGNIVIKIVSYVLYVSIILHAVDGLIITLRNKKSSGHYRTDRRGRASKWYSRNMGILGTLILIFLVIHFQNFWYVYKFGSPPLDNNGNKDLYILVVTVFKEWWYVIIYVISMVALCYHLIHGIYSAVRTLGLYHPKFVKWFKTIGIAYSVIISIGFALMPIYIFFTAN
- a CDS encoding fumarate reductase/succinate dehydrogenase flavoprotein subunit — encoded protein: MLDSKIPQGPLEQKWTNYKKTAKLVNPANRKKLDVIVVGTGLAGSSIAASLGEMGYHVKSFCFQDSPRRAHSVAAQGGVNAAKNYKNDGDSVYRMFVDTLKGGDFRAREANVYRMAECSLNLIDQAVAQGVPFGREYGGYLNNRSFGGVQVSRTFYARGQTGQQLLLGAYQALMRQVGKNTVQLFSRHEMLDLVIIDGKARGIIVRNLDTGEIERHSAHAVVLATGGYGKIYYLSTLAMGCNGSAIWRAHKKGALMASPSWIQVHPTSLPQSGDYQSKLTLMSESLRNDGRIWVPLKENETRPSNDIPENERDYYLERRYPAFGNLAPRDISSRAAKERIDTGFGIGPLKNAVYLDFSKAIREQGKEKIQEKYGNLFDMYLKITGYDAYKEPMMISPSAHFSMGGLWVDYELMTTIPGLFALGEANFADHGANRLGANSLLQASVDGYFIAPYTIANYLSNEIHTGKISTEDPAFEKAENAVKQQIEDLINIKGTKTVDHYHKTLGKLLYDYCGLARNKEGLKYAIEEIQKLKAEFYKNVRVSGHGNNMNTELEKAGRVADYFEIGELMCYDALTRNESCGAHFREEYQTPDGEALRNDSEFQFISAWAWTGENQEPELIKEPLVFEEIQPTVRSYK